agctcgcattggttcattcactacacgacgacatgaaatttccaaggcgTAACATACGCCTTGCTGAGGCATATCTAAAATGTCTCGCCTTACGCCCacaccttttaaaacactgctctAGACTGTAAGTAACTAATACACACATGTACATATTCcgtatggtttacctttggtgcgACCATATGGATAAGAATGATTGTTTAGACCTTACAAATTAAGTTTGCAGGACAGTAGCTCTATCATTAAGTTGCAAAtcaattctatttaatatatatatatatatatttcataatgAAAATTAAATATAGTTTCTTACAGGTAACTTTTCAGGGAAAAGTTACAGGAATGATTGTATTTTGATCCCTGATTATTAATAAATTTTACTATTAGTCATCGTGATATATTTCACTAAGCATATTTAAATGTTGAATTGATTAAAATGTGTGTTTTTGGTCACTTTACATATTTATTCTTGAATTGTTTGTACTTTGAAGGCCATTTCCATCTGTCATCACTGTTTAGAGAATAGTTCATTGTGCAATAGCACAGCTTATAAGATCATTCAAGACGTTGCAGTCCTTACTCAATTGCTGTCTTCTAATTAACAAAATTTCGATCCTTTGAGCAGGAAACTAACTGGACAGTCTGGAGCAGCCTTTAAGTGTGTGTTTGGTATCGAAGAAAACATTTTTTGGGGAAAATAATTTCCAATTTTTCAATATTTGGGAAACATTTATTTCTAGAAAAATAGAtcccttaaaaatgaggaaaataactTCCCTAGTGACAGCAGGGAAAACAAGTTTTATAAGTGGCATTCCAAGCTCATTGTTTCCTCTCCACTCCCACCCCCAACCCCAAACCCTGCATCCCAGACCTCCCACTCCCCACCCCCTCTGTCGTCCCCCATACACAAAgacggatccaggatttaaactTTAATTTATGGGTTCAATCTTTAAGGTTTTGGCATTGAACCTGTTGTAATTTTAAAAATATGGGTTCAGATCTATTATTTATTGCAATATTAGTAAACTTTTACACATAAATTAATTATACTCCGCGTCGAAGGTGTCCGCATGCTGCATCCACCCCTGCACATACAGtttgtaattttaaaaaaaaaaaaaaaaaaaaattgccactaGACAGTTGCCTAGTGGTGATTTTTATCAATAATCAGAATCCAAAATGATATTCCATCATGTATAAAGAAAGAGCTAgctaaaatgagaaaaatgaaagaTATAAAGTATCTAATACTATCTATGAAAGCCAATATTATTATTTGATCTCCTTGTGATTCCATTTTCCACCCTCCTTCCTGCATATCTGATCTTCACTTCAGGGATATTCAAAGACGTTGTAGACTGTAGTTATTCTCAGCCATATGACAATGACCATAACAATGCTGCTGCTTCTCCTCATGAAGTTCATATAGATAATAGACCTCGGACCATCAAACAGTATATACGTATACGATGTTagtatttaagttatatatattatAGTTAGCAATAGtgaattaaaaatatttattaatttgttTGTTTGCAGCATACTATATCTTAAAGATGACTGATCCTTTTTTAAAAAGTCCTCTTACTTTTCATACAGTAgaattttatttaaatttgatgtTAAAGTTCAAACAAATGCCATGAAGTTGTTAACCAAATTAATTTTTGATTAGCTTTATATTTTAACGATCATGGCGTTGTTTGTCCAATTAGAATGGTTTATCTGATTGCAAACGAAATGAACTGTTTGTGTAGTGTCTAttagcctgtttggatgggcttaaaataagcagcttataaaccaaaaaaaatggggtaggctaacttatttttttgagcttataagttattttcagcttataagttgctttagataaactaagtcaaacggactcaattattttttttgacttattttatgcacaaaatggctttaagctgactagccaaacacaaaaaaaaaaactgaaaacaacttataagtcaatccaagtAGGCTCTATAACTGTTTAATTAGCAATGATTATCTGTAAACGTTTTGTTGAGGCTCACTTAAGTGTGGTTGACAGATTAATGTTTAGCAATAACCATCTTTTAATGAGTATGAAGATCTATACATTCTGGTGAAGCATATCGTATCATCTGCAAGCAAGTTTGATTTACTTGTTCTGGTGTGGTAAATGCAGCAAGAAAATGAGAACATAGATTGTCATAAGGGTACTGACTACTTAATGATTACGAAAAATACATTCATATTTAGTTATATCAGGATTcggggtgggggaggggggggatTTGAGGGGAGTGGGTGTAAAGAGCTAGCACAAGAAACTATTTTTGTCAAAttatttgaaaattatttttctactAATAACCAAATTGTAGAAATTATTTTCCACTCatcaaccaaacactagaaaatgtTTTTCACTCATCAACCAAACacaaaataagtaagaaaaccatttattttctaggaaaacatttaCTGTCATACCTAACACACACTACTTTATCATTAATAGCCTGCagtaattttatttaataaagcATGCACTTCCACACTATTTCACCGGCTACTTGCTACCTCCTGGTAGCACAGGTATAGGATAACTCACCTTGCATTCAATAGCCTTCACTAACTTTAGCCTTGGCAAATGGCTATTTATGGTCATTTCGAGTCACAGATAGTCATCATATCTCCAATTTAGTTGAGAAAAGAAAGTGGTGGAACTTCTAAACTAGAAAGGCATGTAGACAACATTATACAAGGCAATAGTAGACATCAGCGCATGTCCAACAGGTTAAAACATCTAGTGTGCGACCAAAAACCAGCTGAGAAGCACTCTCACCTGCAATCAAACATAAACTAACTACACCTTTACAGTAAGAACTCTATATGCAGGATGCCACTGCTctcacaacacacggccaaacgtCTCATCCTCTCCTGGAAAATCGTTCCCCGGAACCTCGTACTGTTCCTGAGAAACAGTGAGATCTATGGAGCTCCAGCGCGAGGGACATAAGTTGATCTTCATCATTTCTTCACCGCTAGCTCATTTGTTTGCCAACAATGCGTTCAGAACAAGAACGTGGATGCACCAAAAGAATCATTGAAGTTTTGTGACTCAGCGGCTTGAATCATTGAACTTTTGTAATTGAGCGGCTTGAAACTCCATGCAACAACTTTGCAAAACCAAGAAAACTGAGCTTTCCGTCAGTGTGCCTGAGCCAGTCATGTAGAACAGCATGGACTGGAACCGAAGGGCTAAGACCAAGTTCCTGGACCACCATTTTAAAATTACATTCAGTTAGAGTCCTTTCCCAATTAATACACACTCCCCTCTCcgtaaaaggaaaaaaggaactGTTACGTAAGAGACTAAGATGTGGCAGTCGATATTCATAATAGAAAATGAACAATCATGATTACCGAAGCTAATTCCTCTATCATGATGGCCCTATTGCCTTCCTTCTCAAAAATTTCATAGGCACAACGTGCATGTTGTTCCCACCGTTCAAGAGCCTCAAGTTGATGAACGCTTAATGCAGCAGCACAGAATTCCTCAAAATCCATCCTCCTATACTGCAGCGCATTAAGCTGCATGACAAGGAGAAGGAGAATTTATTAAATCCTTAATAATGATAACATCAATTAGATATTTGAAGTCAATGGGTCTCATAATCTACCGATGCAAGAAAATCATGGATGCGAGCTTCCTTCATTGCCTCTGTTGCATGTTTCATCAGGGCCTGGTAAAATCACGAAGGTCAAAAAAACTTGCTAAATACTACTAGAAAATATTAAAATTATTCTTTTTTGCAAAAGACGAACCGTTTTGACGTTGTCGAAGCTTATGGTGCCATTTTTGCTTGGTTCCAGCAGTGCAAACTGCTCCTTCAAATAGAATAGCTCATCTACCGTCAACGTCTTTGACAAAGCCTGAAGTGACAATTGGAGGCCATGAAGCGCAATGCAAAAGATAAAGTAAGAAATATCAGCAAATACTATGAGCTACAAAGCAAAACTTTTGTTACTCGACATGAAGTACTGGACTCGGAAGATAAAATGGGAAGAGAAAAACTCTTCACACTAGCATCATACACACCCGTAGTGCAGCTTTCCTAAGAGCAGAGGACCTCATGTAAGCCTTCATAAGTTTGAATATCAAAATATCCAAAGGCACCTCTATGTTATGGCTATTCTTTATCCATGGATGACCTGAGACAGTAAGTTGTTCAGCAGTTTGCAGAAATTTAAAGAACAAATAACTCTCTTTTTCCAACATAACTCAAGAAACTAACCCAAAGCCTGAGCTGCAGTCATTCTTTTCCGGGGATCTTTATTCAACAGACGTTTCACAAAGTCTTTTGCCTCAGAAGATAATGTAGGCCAAGGCTGTTCTTCAAAACTTGGATCAGCTTTGAGGACAGACCTAAATATCCCAGATTCTGTTCGAGCCCAAAAAGGACGGCTTCCACACAATAGGATATATGCTATGACACCTATACTCCAAACATCAGCCTCTGTACTGTAAGATCTATGTAGAACCTCGGGCGCGACATAATATGCACTACCAACAATATCATTAAGTCTTTCATCTGCAGAGCAGATGAGCAAGGCACGTAAACAAGTTGGTGAGCTCTCAAATTTTACGAAAAGCAGTTTTTTTCTACCCTCCTATTTAGTGGTACCAGAGACGAGTAATGGACTAACCTGGCTTCACAAAATCAGACAATCCAAAGTCTATCGCTTTAAGTTGTGCACTTTCATCCTTAGACGTGAATAAGAAGTTCTGGTCAATCAGAAAGCTAGAGTTAGACAAGGAAGAGTCTGATAGAAAGGAAGGCTTACTGAAACAGATAGTGTAGATTCTATAACAAGTTATAGTTTCAGCCACAGCAAAATGCTATGGGCTGAATTTTTTACCTTTTCTGTCACTTGTTAGCTCAAAGCAAATCCTAAACTCTAAAACTAGATGAAACGAACATTAACTCTGCCTGGTGAATAATAAATCAAAGCAACTTGAAACTGATTGAAATCATTGCATTTGGAATATTAACATAATCCAgaaccagtaaaaaaaaaaaaaagatttttagaAAAATCTCCTCTTCTACACAGGGTTAAATAACTAGATATGCTGAAATGTTCGCCCTAAGCAATCATAAAGTGAGAATTTTGGTCCTCCCACCTCCGGCTTAAGATCCCGGTGCACCACACCTTGAAGGTGGCAAAATGCAACAACTTTCAGTATTTGTATCATTACATCCTTTGCATCATCTTCTGTGTACTTTCCCCCTCTGCAGGACAAGAAAACTACTATTTAGCCTTCCCTTGTCACGAATATTCGGTATTCCATAAGAAAAGATATGCTATCAATCAATACACAAGGTTCAAATTCAAAAGAAACATAGCAAAGACCAAGAACTACCTCGAGAGTATTCTATCCAAAAGCTCACCTCCTTCGCACAACCTGAAATTAATTAGATTAATCAGCAGCATTTCAAAAGATCAGAGTGATAAGGAAAACTAGATCAAGATCCTGATAAGAGCAAAATATAATGATCAAAACCATATGTTGACTTGAGAAAATAAACAAACTGTTATGCTACTTGAAACTCTGGTTGATAACTAACAAAGTAGTATCTCATACTAAGTTTGAGACTGAACCCCATTGCAAATGTAAATGTGATGGGAGTTTTGTGAGGAAGCTTACTCCATGACTATGTAGACATTGGTGTGGTCTTCATATGAATCATAAAATTTTACTAAATGGTTATGTCCCGTCAAAGCTTTTAATATCTTCACCTCCCTTCTCACATCCTCAATGGCTATTGGAGTAGTcatctgaaaaagaaaaagaaaaaacatgaTCATATATTTCAGATAGAACGCCAGAAGAGAATTTAAAAAACCCACTGATGCACATTCAGAACAACAATAGGCATACATTAACTTACATTAAGCAATACTCAAGCAAAATAGAAGATCAAGCTAGAAA
Above is a genomic segment from Lycium barbarum isolate Lr01 chromosome 12, ASM1917538v2, whole genome shotgun sequence containing:
- the LOC132622656 gene encoding CDPK-related kinase 5 — its product is MGACTSKPSNYPGDNINSSPVPVKSTPNNNEVDSTHQQQERTKKSPFFPFYSPSPAHYLFSKKSSPANSSSTPLRFFKRPFPPPSPAKHIRSLLARRHGTVKPNESAIPENEPDGVGSGLDKSFGFSKNFGNKYEMGEEVGRGHFGYTCKAKFKKGEVKGQEVAVKVIPKSKMTTPIAIEDVRREVKILKALTGHNHLVKFYDSYEDHTNVYIVMELCEGGELLDRILSRGGKYTEDDAKDVMIQILKVVAFCHLQGVVHRDLKPENFLFTSKDESAQLKAIDFGLSDFVKPDERLNDIVGSAYYVAPEVLHRSYSTEADVWSIGVIAYILLCGSRPFWARTESGIFRSVLKADPSFEEQPWPTLSSEAKDFVKRLLNKDPRKRMTAAQALGHPWIKNSHNIEVPLDILIFKLMKAYMRSSALRKAALRALSKTLTVDELFYLKEQFALLEPSKNGTISFDNVKTALMKHATEAMKEARIHDFLASLNALQYRRMDFEEFCAAALSVHQLEALERWEQHARCAYEIFEKEGNRAIMIEELASELGLSPSVPVHAVLHDWLRHTDGKLSFLGFAKLLHGVSSRSITKVQ